A genome region from Streptomyces sp. S4.7 includes the following:
- a CDS encoding helix-turn-helix transcriptional regulator, whose amino-acid sequence MTEFDRRVSWSAPNGEEKTLATRGREEGPVSQPRSGPTVALRCFGADLRRRREAAGMTLQSVAEKIKKDRVTPARWENAETVPNPRMVGVLLDLYETPADERAEVLRALAEAKKPGWWHPWREVAEVGVIDLESAATSIRSYAPGVLPDLLQTTEYAEALMSLRNPYEDPAVRRLRLELLEARKEHTIGDGNGRDRAGLWVLLEEATLRRRVGGPGVMARQLDYLESRIADVRSSVAIQVIPPRVPHPLAISLCGHLEILRFKEFGMGERLIQIGLHPSMTLITDDSDAVENYRMAVDVTSGFAPPRFTPLPLTSKDFG is encoded by the coding sequence GTGACAGAGTTCGATCGGCGGGTATCGTGGAGCGCGCCGAACGGAGAGGAAAAGACCCTCGCCACCCGCGGACGCGAGGAGGGTCCGGTGAGTCAGCCACGATCCGGCCCCACGGTCGCTTTGCGGTGTTTCGGGGCAGATCTGCGCCGTCGGCGCGAAGCGGCGGGCATGACGCTGCAGAGCGTCGCCGAAAAGATCAAGAAGGACCGGGTGACACCGGCGCGCTGGGAGAACGCGGAGACGGTGCCGAACCCCCGCATGGTCGGCGTCCTGCTGGACCTCTACGAGACGCCCGCCGACGAGCGGGCCGAGGTCCTGCGCGCGCTGGCGGAGGCGAAGAAACCCGGCTGGTGGCACCCCTGGCGCGAGGTCGCCGAGGTCGGTGTCATCGACCTGGAGTCCGCGGCGACCAGCATCCGCTCCTACGCGCCCGGCGTGCTGCCGGACCTGCTCCAGACCACGGAGTACGCGGAGGCCCTGATGAGCCTGCGCAATCCGTACGAGGACCCCGCCGTACGCCGTCTGCGGCTGGAGCTGCTGGAGGCCCGCAAGGAGCACACCATCGGCGACGGGAACGGCAGGGACCGGGCCGGCCTGTGGGTGCTGCTGGAGGAGGCCACACTGCGGCGCCGGGTGGGCGGTCCCGGAGTGATGGCCCGTCAACTGGACTACCTTGAAAGCCGTATCGCCGACGTACGTTCTTCGGTGGCCATCCAGGTCATTCCGCCGCGCGTACCGCACCCCCTGGCCATCAGCCTCTGCGGCCACCTGGAGATTCTCCGCTTCAAGGAGTTCGGGATGGGGGAGAGGCTGATCCAGATCGGCCTCCATCCGTCCATGACGCTCATCACCGACGACTCCGACGCAGTTGAGAACTACCGAATGGCGGTGGATGTGACCAGCGGGTTCGCACCGCCCCGTTTCACTCCCCTGCCCCTGACGAGTAAGGACTTCGGATGA
- a CDS encoding SDR family NAD(P)-dependent oxidoreductase, with the protein MADVSRSVLVVSGASGSAESVAAAYARQDDWVGFLYERGTPPDELYNVRCDVSDGLQLDAAVSEFETGHGVVDVLVVDADRHDRYGEETAHSAAAGTRARANAIIGRTLPGMREAGHGRIVLIASTKGLGRGSALSGGAPHADLMSLAWHLVHECRGSDITVNVITYGSPEGATRQGRAHRAQQIANLAVHLTRPEATDTGAVIPIEVLGAIPSLGPARTDGASYRGH; encoded by the coding sequence GTGGCAGACGTGAGCCGTTCGGTACTGGTCGTCAGCGGAGCCAGCGGAAGCGCCGAGAGCGTCGCCGCCGCCTACGCCCGCCAGGACGACTGGGTCGGGTTCCTGTACGAGCGGGGGACCCCGCCCGACGAGCTGTACAACGTGCGCTGCGACGTGAGTGACGGACTGCAACTGGACGCCGCCGTATCGGAGTTCGAGACCGGGCACGGAGTCGTGGACGTCCTCGTCGTGGACGCCGACCGCCACGACCGGTACGGCGAGGAGACCGCCCACTCGGCGGCGGCCGGAACGCGGGCCCGCGCGAACGCGATCATCGGCCGCACGCTTCCCGGTATGCGCGAGGCGGGCCACGGACGGATCGTCCTGATCGCCTCCACGAAGGGTCTGGGCCGAGGCTCGGCCCTGTCCGGCGGCGCCCCGCACGCGGACCTGATGAGCCTGGCCTGGCACCTGGTCCACGAGTGCCGCGGCTCGGACATCACCGTCAACGTGATCACATACGGCTCCCCCGAGGGCGCCACCCGCCAGGGCCGCGCCCACCGCGCCCAGCAGATCGCGAACCTGGCGGTCCACCTGACCCGCCCGGAGGCCACCGACACGGGCGCGGTGATCCCGATCGAGGTCCTGGGCGCGATCCCCTCCCTGGGCCCGGCCCGCACGGACGGAGCGTCCTACCGGGGCCACTGA
- a CDS encoding PPOX class F420-dependent oxidoreductase yields MTTSSAPSTPFDPRALLAQSRLGVLATIKSDGRPQLSPVMPFYDEEAGILYVSMTEGRAKTANLRRDPRAALEVTSPDGWSWATAEGPVTLIGPGTDPDGREVEALVDYYRRASGEHPDWAEYRAVMVSDRRVLMAMTVDHVYGAKIA; encoded by the coding sequence ATGACCACATCATCCGCACCGTCCACGCCGTTCGACCCGCGCGCACTGCTCGCGCAGAGCCGCCTCGGCGTGCTCGCCACCATCAAGTCGGACGGCCGCCCGCAGCTCTCCCCCGTCATGCCCTTCTACGACGAGGAGGCGGGCATCCTCTACGTATCGATGACCGAGGGCCGCGCGAAGACGGCGAACCTGCGCCGGGACCCGCGGGCCGCCCTGGAGGTCACCAGCCCCGACGGCTGGTCCTGGGCGACGGCCGAGGGCCCGGTCACCCTCATCGGCCCGGGGACCGACCCCGACGGCCGGGAGGTCGAGGCACTCGTGGACTACTACCGCCGCGCCTCCGGTGAACACCCCGACTGGGCCGAGTACCGCGCGGTGATGGTGTCCGACCGCCGGGTGCTGATGGCGATGACGGTGGACCACGTGTACGGGGCGAAGATCGCCTGA
- a CDS encoding NAD(P)-binding domain-containing protein, whose protein sequence is MNAAAPVTVLGLGLMGQALAEALLREGHATTVWNRTAAKAEPLVAKGAELADSVADAVAASQLVIICVLDYDAVHGLLDPVAGSLDGRVLVNLTSGTSEGARETARWAAGHGATYLDGAILTDPDGVGTADAVVLYSGPRATFDAHEPTLRLFGGAATHLGDDHGLSSLYDVAVLGMMWGVLNSFLQGAAVLGAAGVDASVFAPLAAKSVKMIADWVPGYAEQIDKGAYPAVDATLNTHLASMNHLVHESEFLGVSAEFPKFVRALAERSVANGHGTEGYASMIELFREP, encoded by the coding sequence ATGAATGCTGCTGCACCCGTGACCGTGCTGGGCCTGGGTCTGATGGGCCAGGCGCTGGCCGAGGCCCTTCTGCGCGAGGGGCACGCCACGACCGTGTGGAACCGTACGGCGGCCAAGGCCGAACCTCTCGTCGCCAAGGGCGCCGAGCTCGCGGACTCGGTCGCCGACGCCGTCGCGGCGAGCCAGCTCGTGATCATCTGCGTCCTGGACTACGACGCCGTGCACGGACTCCTCGACCCGGTGGCCGGCTCTCTCGACGGCCGGGTCCTGGTGAACCTGACGTCGGGCACGTCCGAGGGAGCCCGTGAGACGGCGCGGTGGGCGGCGGGGCACGGCGCCACGTATCTCGACGGCGCGATCCTGACCGACCCGGACGGCGTGGGCACGGCGGACGCCGTCGTCCTCTACAGCGGGCCGCGCGCGACCTTCGACGCCCACGAGCCGACCCTGCGGCTCTTCGGCGGGGCCGCGACCCACCTCGGCGACGACCACGGCCTGTCGTCGCTGTACGACGTGGCGGTGCTGGGCATGATGTGGGGCGTCCTGAACAGCTTCCTCCAGGGCGCCGCCGTACTCGGCGCGGCGGGCGTCGACGCCTCGGTGTTCGCACCGCTCGCGGCCAAGAGCGTCAAGATGATCGCGGACTGGGTCCCCGGCTACGCGGAGCAGATCGACAAGGGCGCGTACCCGGCCGTCGACGCCACCCTGAACACCCATCTGGCCTCGATGAACCACCTGGTCCACGAGAGTGAATTCCTCGGCGTCAGCGCCGAGTTCCCCAAGTTCGTCAGGGCCCTGGCGGAACGTTCCGTGGCGAACGGCCACGGCACCGAGGGGTATGCGTCGATGATCGAACTCTTCCGCGAGCCATAG
- a CDS encoding MerR family transcriptional regulator, with amino-acid sequence MLIGELSRRTSVHAHQLRYYEAQGLLEPERGANGYREYGSDAVVTVTQIRRLLEAGLSTEEIAFLLPCATGAGPDLLPCDDVLEMLRARQRGLDDHIDTLLRSRRTLQEFIDATERRASPYARSGACEA; translated from the coding sequence GTGCTGATCGGGGAGCTGAGCCGGCGGACGAGTGTCCACGCTCATCAGTTGCGGTACTACGAGGCCCAGGGCCTGCTCGAACCGGAGCGCGGAGCCAACGGCTACCGCGAGTACGGCAGCGACGCGGTCGTGACCGTGACGCAGATCAGAAGGCTCCTCGAAGCGGGGCTCTCGACCGAGGAGATCGCCTTCCTGCTGCCCTGTGCCACCGGCGCGGGACCCGATCTCCTGCCCTGCGACGACGTCCTGGAGATGCTCCGGGCGCGCCAGCGGGGACTGGACGATCACATCGACACGCTTCTCCGCTCGCGCCGGACGCTTCAGGAGTTCATCGACGCGACCGAGCGGCGGGCGTCGCCGTACGCCCGGTCCGGGGCATGCGAGGCCTGA